Proteins from a single region of Antechinus flavipes isolate AdamAnt ecotype Samford, QLD, Australia chromosome 2, AdamAnt_v2, whole genome shotgun sequence:
- the FAM193B gene encoding protein FAM193B isoform X1 — translation MTRRRNKPGGGGGGGGGARRERTIGPPPPPPQPEPPCPAAGAGLPDGEAAVTLGGCEEPVRPGPEPGLEPEPEPEPEQEQEEQGPAPEVLPTSNESVQTCCLLCHRERKDWEGPSHNGLVSSGERLPPDFVPTIVQNLLGEMPLWICQSCRKSVEDEERKALQEQSLAVSLSHTSCKSQSCGGGSHSSSSSSSSSSSSSSSSCHGNSGDWDPSSFLSAHKLSGLWNSQQAGGTMQGPSMGGPPAPGEAFHSSDHHRHSDLTAPPNSPTGHSQPPASLIPAHPGPFGSPPHAHLTPTAQASPFPTPVPNNHAPVPKTPSESPAAAAVAAPHSPASCKSPHLTSANMPLLKMPPPLSGCNHPCNGHCTGSLVPQAASHQLPSTNRDPGCKGHKFTNGTGCHPPQSCDADEGLGEDEDSSSERSSCTSSSTTQKDGKFCDCCYCEFFGHNAPPAAPTSRNYAEIREKLRSRLTKRKEELPQKMGLAGSGPGEPAVDHRDVDELLDYINSTEPKPLNSAKAAKRARHKLKKKEKEKAQLEAEGSKRADRNSMAGQGAEPSGEKLLEWPQLELERVNSFLTSRLQEIKNTIKESIRASFSVYDLNLDVNDFPKKAAMLEQRDLLSRLNGSSDLQEIGLDLSPLTLGSSQNHTLHSPSERDLPQDERVPLSSSPTTENGLLKRLSAVPNLSRMIWVQSPKTADSAPEELSQNVKDAVSINGPELPEPPPGGGGRQKKNKRQNNQGKKSETYAVPGHQAKVESPSTKGQASGARQPAKGLEPSEGPRGSRSGQNWTWNAKVEKGNLWKSRKSEAKMDRPEQESVQLPGPGHGPFGNPSGLGASPQTKGKHRKNRNKMEKSTTSLDDVFLPKDVDGVEMDETDREVEYFKSPCLVHTELFFSRMVVTLGYWLNVWRESTFPPHSCPHSGSVIHACPLAT, via the exons ATGACGCGGCGGCGGAACAAgcccggcggcggcggcggcggcggcggcggggccCGCAGGGAGCGGACCATCGGGCCACCCCCGCCCCCGCCACAGCCCGAGCCGCCCTGCCCAGCCGCGGGCGCGGGGCTCCCGGACGGAGAGGCTGCAGTGACGCTGGGCGGCTGCGAGGAGCCCGTGCGTCCCGGGCCCGAGCCGGGGctggagccggagccggagcccgaGCCCGAGCAGGAGCAGGAGGAGCAGGGCCCGGCCCCTGAG GTTCTCCCAACTTCTAACGAGTCCGTGCAGACTTGCTGCTTGCTGTGTCATCGGGAGCGCAAGGACTGGGAAGGCCCTTCCCACAATGGGCTGGTCTCCTCTGGGGAGAGGCTCCCGCCTGACTTTGTGCCAACGATCGTTCAGAACCTGCTGGGAGAGATGCCTCTGTGGATCTGCCAGAGCTGCCGAAAGAGTGTGgaggatgaagaaaggaaggctCTTCAAGAACAGTCCCTGGCG gTCTCATTATCACACACGTCCTGCAAGTCACAGTCTTGTGGGGGTGGTTCccactcctcttcctcttcttcttcctcgtCATcatcgtcctcctcctcctcatgcCATGGGAACTCAGGGGACTGGGATCCCAGCTCGTTCCTGTCTGCACACAAACTCTCAGGCCTCTGGAACTCCCAGCAGGCTGGCGGTACCATGCAGGGCCCCTCGATGGGGGGCCCTCCTGCACCTG GTGAGGCCTTCCACTCCTCTGATCATCACCGGCACTCAGACCTCACCGCTCCCCCCAATAGTCCCACTGGCCATTCCCAACCACCAGCATCACTGATCCCTGCTCACCCAGGACCCTTTGGATCTCCTCCCCATGCCCACCTAACCCCTACTGCCCAGGCATCACCTTTTCCCACACCTGTCCCCAACAATCATGCTCCAGTGCCCAAAACTCCTTCTGAGTCACCTGCTGCCGCTGCCGTTGCTGCCCCACATAGCCCAGCATCATGTAAGAGCCCTCACTTAACCTCCGCCAACATGCCGCTTCTGAAGATGCCTCCTCCACTCTCAGGGTGTAATCACCCCTGCAACGGGCATTGCACTGGGTCTTTGGTCCCTCAAGCTGCCTCACATCAGCTTCCCAGCACTAACAG AGACCCAGGATGCAAGGGGCACAAGTTTACAAATGGTACTGGTTGCCACCCACCACAGTCATGTGATGCAGATGAGGGTCTTGGAGAGGATGAGGACAGCAGCTCAGAACGAAGCTCCTGCACCTCATCCTCCACCACTCAGAAAGATGGGAAATTCTGTGACTGCTGCTACTGCGAGTTCTTTGGACACAATGCG CCCCCCGCTGCCCCGACAAGTCGCAACTACGCTGAGATACGAGAGAAGCTGCGCTCACGACTgacaaagaggaaagaggagcTGCCCCAGAAGATGGGCCTGGCAGGGAGTGGCCCAGGTGAACCAGCTGTGGATCATCGGGATGTGGATGAACTGCTGGACTACATCAACAGTACTGAACCCAAACCCCTCAACAGTGCCAAGGCAGCCAAGCGAGCTCGTCACAAACTGAAGAAGAAG gagaaggaaaaagcccAACTGGAAGCTGAAGGCTCTAAGCGTGCTGATCGAAATTCCATGGCTGGTCAAGGTGCAGAACCATCAGGGGAGAAGCTCTTAGAGTGGCCGCAGCTTGAACTGGAGCGGGTCAACAGCTTCTTGACCAGCCGTTTACAGGAGATCAAAAATACCATCAAGGAGTCCATCCGAGCCAGCTTCAGTGTATATGACCTTAATCTGGATGTGAATGACTTTCCTAAAAAGGCAGCCATGCTGGAGCAGAGAGACCTTCTTTCCCGCCTCAATGGCTCATCTGACCTACAAGAGATTGGCTTAGATCTCTCACCTTTGACTTTAGGTTCCTCCCAGAACCACACACTACACTCCCCTAGTGAGCGGGACCTGCCCCAGGATGAGAGAGtgcctctttcctcatctcccacCACTGAGAATGGGCTACTTAAAAGGCTTAGTGCTGTGCCTAACCTCTCCCGTATGATCTGGGTTCAGTCTCCAAAGACTGCTGACTCAGCCCCTGAAGAGCTGAGCCAGAATGTGAAGGATGCAGTCTCCATTAATGGGCCTGAGCTCCCTGAGCCCCCACCTGGTGGAGggggaaggcaaaagaaaaataagaggcaGAACAATCAGGGCAAGAAGAGTGAGACATATGCAGTACCTGGGCATCAGGCCAAGGTGGAGAGCCCCTCCACTAAGGGACAAGCTTCAGGAGCCAGGCAACCAGCCAAGGGCCTGGAGCCCTCAGAAGGGCCTCGTGGGAGCCGATCAGGACAGAACTGGACTTGGAATGCTAAGGTTGAGAAAGGAAACTTGTGGAAAAGCCGAAAGAGTGAAGCCAAGATGGACCGGCCAGAACAGGAATCTGTGCAGCTGCCTGGCCCAGGGCATGGGCCATTTGGGAATCCCTCTGGGCTGGGAGCCTCACCACAGACCAAGGGAAAGCACAGAAAGAACCGGAACAAGATGGAGAAATCTACCACTTCTCTGG ATGATGTGTTCCTGCCCAAGGATGTGGATGGAGTAGAAATGGATGAGACGGACCGGGAGGTGGAATACTTCAAGAG CCCCTGCCTGGTCCACACTGAACTATTCTTCTCCAGGATGGTCGTAACTCTTGGGTACTGGCTGAATGTCTGGAGAGAAAGTACTTTCCCTCCCCACTCCTGCCCTCATAGTGGCTCTGTCATTCATGCCTGTCCACTTGCCACTTGA
- the FAM193B gene encoding protein FAM193B isoform X2: MPLWICQSCRKSVEDEERKALQEQSLAVSLSHTSCKSQSCGGGSHSSSSSSSSSSSSSSSSCHGNSGDWDPSSFLSAHKLSGLWNSQQAGGTMQGPSMGGPPAPGEAFHSSDHHRHSDLTAPPNSPTGHSQPPASLIPAHPGPFGSPPHAHLTPTAQASPFPTPVPNNHAPVPKTPSESPAAAAVAAPHSPASCKSPHLTSANMPLLKMPPPLSGCNHPCNGHCTGSLVPQAASHQLPSTNRDPGCKGHKFTNGTGCHPPQSCDADEGLGEDEDSSSERSSCTSSSTTQKDGKFCDCCYCEFFGHNAPPAAPTSRNYAEIREKLRSRLTKRKEELPQKMGLAGSGPGEPAVDHRDVDELLDYINSTEPKPLNSAKAAKRARHKLKKKEKEKAQLEAEGSKRADRNSMAGQGAEPSGEKLLEWPQLELERVNSFLTSRLQEIKNTIKESIRASFSVYDLNLDVNDFPKKAAMLEQRDLLSRLNGSSDLQEIGLDLSPLTLGSSQNHTLHSPSERDLPQDERVPLSSSPTTENGLLKRLSAVPNLSRMIWVQSPKTADSAPEELSQNVKDAVSINGPELPEPPPGGGGRQKKNKRQNNQGKKSETYAVPGHQAKVESPSTKGQASGARQPAKGLEPSEGPRGSRSGQNWTWNAKVEKGNLWKSRKSEAKMDRPEQESVQLPGPGHGPFGNPSGLGASPQTKGKHRKNRNKMEKSTTSLDDVFLPKDVDGVEMDETDREVEYFKSPCLVHTELFFSRMVVTLGYWLNVWRESTFPPHSCPHSGSVIHACPLAT; this comes from the exons ATGCCTCTGTGGATCTGCCAGAGCTGCCGAAAGAGTGTGgaggatgaagaaaggaaggctCTTCAAGAACAGTCCCTGGCG gTCTCATTATCACACACGTCCTGCAAGTCACAGTCTTGTGGGGGTGGTTCccactcctcttcctcttcttcttcctcgtCATcatcgtcctcctcctcctcatgcCATGGGAACTCAGGGGACTGGGATCCCAGCTCGTTCCTGTCTGCACACAAACTCTCAGGCCTCTGGAACTCCCAGCAGGCTGGCGGTACCATGCAGGGCCCCTCGATGGGGGGCCCTCCTGCACCTG GTGAGGCCTTCCACTCCTCTGATCATCACCGGCACTCAGACCTCACCGCTCCCCCCAATAGTCCCACTGGCCATTCCCAACCACCAGCATCACTGATCCCTGCTCACCCAGGACCCTTTGGATCTCCTCCCCATGCCCACCTAACCCCTACTGCCCAGGCATCACCTTTTCCCACACCTGTCCCCAACAATCATGCTCCAGTGCCCAAAACTCCTTCTGAGTCACCTGCTGCCGCTGCCGTTGCTGCCCCACATAGCCCAGCATCATGTAAGAGCCCTCACTTAACCTCCGCCAACATGCCGCTTCTGAAGATGCCTCCTCCACTCTCAGGGTGTAATCACCCCTGCAACGGGCATTGCACTGGGTCTTTGGTCCCTCAAGCTGCCTCACATCAGCTTCCCAGCACTAACAG AGACCCAGGATGCAAGGGGCACAAGTTTACAAATGGTACTGGTTGCCACCCACCACAGTCATGTGATGCAGATGAGGGTCTTGGAGAGGATGAGGACAGCAGCTCAGAACGAAGCTCCTGCACCTCATCCTCCACCACTCAGAAAGATGGGAAATTCTGTGACTGCTGCTACTGCGAGTTCTTTGGACACAATGCG CCCCCCGCTGCCCCGACAAGTCGCAACTACGCTGAGATACGAGAGAAGCTGCGCTCACGACTgacaaagaggaaagaggagcTGCCCCAGAAGATGGGCCTGGCAGGGAGTGGCCCAGGTGAACCAGCTGTGGATCATCGGGATGTGGATGAACTGCTGGACTACATCAACAGTACTGAACCCAAACCCCTCAACAGTGCCAAGGCAGCCAAGCGAGCTCGTCACAAACTGAAGAAGAAG gagaaggaaaaagcccAACTGGAAGCTGAAGGCTCTAAGCGTGCTGATCGAAATTCCATGGCTGGTCAAGGTGCAGAACCATCAGGGGAGAAGCTCTTAGAGTGGCCGCAGCTTGAACTGGAGCGGGTCAACAGCTTCTTGACCAGCCGTTTACAGGAGATCAAAAATACCATCAAGGAGTCCATCCGAGCCAGCTTCAGTGTATATGACCTTAATCTGGATGTGAATGACTTTCCTAAAAAGGCAGCCATGCTGGAGCAGAGAGACCTTCTTTCCCGCCTCAATGGCTCATCTGACCTACAAGAGATTGGCTTAGATCTCTCACCTTTGACTTTAGGTTCCTCCCAGAACCACACACTACACTCCCCTAGTGAGCGGGACCTGCCCCAGGATGAGAGAGtgcctctttcctcatctcccacCACTGAGAATGGGCTACTTAAAAGGCTTAGTGCTGTGCCTAACCTCTCCCGTATGATCTGGGTTCAGTCTCCAAAGACTGCTGACTCAGCCCCTGAAGAGCTGAGCCAGAATGTGAAGGATGCAGTCTCCATTAATGGGCCTGAGCTCCCTGAGCCCCCACCTGGTGGAGggggaaggcaaaagaaaaataagaggcaGAACAATCAGGGCAAGAAGAGTGAGACATATGCAGTACCTGGGCATCAGGCCAAGGTGGAGAGCCCCTCCACTAAGGGACAAGCTTCAGGAGCCAGGCAACCAGCCAAGGGCCTGGAGCCCTCAGAAGGGCCTCGTGGGAGCCGATCAGGACAGAACTGGACTTGGAATGCTAAGGTTGAGAAAGGAAACTTGTGGAAAAGCCGAAAGAGTGAAGCCAAGATGGACCGGCCAGAACAGGAATCTGTGCAGCTGCCTGGCCCAGGGCATGGGCCATTTGGGAATCCCTCTGGGCTGGGAGCCTCACCACAGACCAAGGGAAAGCACAGAAAGAACCGGAACAAGATGGAGAAATCTACCACTTCTCTGG ATGATGTGTTCCTGCCCAAGGATGTGGATGGAGTAGAAATGGATGAGACGGACCGGGAGGTGGAATACTTCAAGAG CCCCTGCCTGGTCCACACTGAACTATTCTTCTCCAGGATGGTCGTAACTCTTGGGTACTGGCTGAATGTCTGGAGAGAAAGTACTTTCCCTCCCCACTCCTGCCCTCATAGTGGCTCTGTCATTCATGCCTGTCCACTTGCCACTTGA
- the FAM193B gene encoding protein FAM193B isoform X3: protein MPLWICQSCRKSVEDEERKALQEQSLAVSLSHTSCKSQSCGGGSHSSSSSSSSSSSSSSSSCHGNSGDWDPSSFLSAHKLSGLWNSQQAGGTMQGPSMGGPPAPGEAFHSSDHHRHSDLTAPPNSPTGHSQPPASLIPAHPGPFGSPPHAHLTPTAQASPFPTPVPNNHAPVPKTPSESPAAAAVAAPHSPASCKSPHLTSANMPLLKMPPPLSGCNHPCNGHCTGSLVPQAASHQLPSTNRDPGCKGHKFTNGTGCHPPQSCDADEGLGEDEDSSSERSSCTSSSTTQKDGKFCDCCYCEFFGHNAPPAAPTSRNYAEIREKLRSRLTKRKEELPQKMGLAGSGPGEPAVDHRDVDELLDYINSTEPKPLNSAKAAKRARHKLKKKEKEKAQLEAEGSKRADRNSMAGQGAEPSGEKLLEWPQLELERVNSFLTSRLQEIKNTIKESIRASFSVYDLNLDVNDFPKKAAMLEQRDLLSRLNGSSDLQEIGLDLSPLTLGSSQNHTLHSPSERDLPQDERVPLSSSPTTENGLLKRLSAVPNLSRMIWVQSPKTADSAPEELSQNVKDAVSINGPELPEPPPGGGGRQKKNKRQNNQGKKSETYAVPGHQAKVESPSTKGQASGARQPAKGLEPSEGPRGSRSGQNWTWNAKVEKGNLWKSRKSEAKMDRPEQESVQLPGPGHGPFGNPSGLGASPQTKGKHRKNRNKMEKSTTSLDDVFLPKDVDGVEMDETDREVEYFKRFCLDSAKQTRQKVAVNWTNFTLKKITSSAAQ from the exons ATGCCTCTGTGGATCTGCCAGAGCTGCCGAAAGAGTGTGgaggatgaagaaaggaaggctCTTCAAGAACAGTCCCTGGCG gTCTCATTATCACACACGTCCTGCAAGTCACAGTCTTGTGGGGGTGGTTCccactcctcttcctcttcttcttcctcgtCATcatcgtcctcctcctcctcatgcCATGGGAACTCAGGGGACTGGGATCCCAGCTCGTTCCTGTCTGCACACAAACTCTCAGGCCTCTGGAACTCCCAGCAGGCTGGCGGTACCATGCAGGGCCCCTCGATGGGGGGCCCTCCTGCACCTG GTGAGGCCTTCCACTCCTCTGATCATCACCGGCACTCAGACCTCACCGCTCCCCCCAATAGTCCCACTGGCCATTCCCAACCACCAGCATCACTGATCCCTGCTCACCCAGGACCCTTTGGATCTCCTCCCCATGCCCACCTAACCCCTACTGCCCAGGCATCACCTTTTCCCACACCTGTCCCCAACAATCATGCTCCAGTGCCCAAAACTCCTTCTGAGTCACCTGCTGCCGCTGCCGTTGCTGCCCCACATAGCCCAGCATCATGTAAGAGCCCTCACTTAACCTCCGCCAACATGCCGCTTCTGAAGATGCCTCCTCCACTCTCAGGGTGTAATCACCCCTGCAACGGGCATTGCACTGGGTCTTTGGTCCCTCAAGCTGCCTCACATCAGCTTCCCAGCACTAACAG AGACCCAGGATGCAAGGGGCACAAGTTTACAAATGGTACTGGTTGCCACCCACCACAGTCATGTGATGCAGATGAGGGTCTTGGAGAGGATGAGGACAGCAGCTCAGAACGAAGCTCCTGCACCTCATCCTCCACCACTCAGAAAGATGGGAAATTCTGTGACTGCTGCTACTGCGAGTTCTTTGGACACAATGCG CCCCCCGCTGCCCCGACAAGTCGCAACTACGCTGAGATACGAGAGAAGCTGCGCTCACGACTgacaaagaggaaagaggagcTGCCCCAGAAGATGGGCCTGGCAGGGAGTGGCCCAGGTGAACCAGCTGTGGATCATCGGGATGTGGATGAACTGCTGGACTACATCAACAGTACTGAACCCAAACCCCTCAACAGTGCCAAGGCAGCCAAGCGAGCTCGTCACAAACTGAAGAAGAAG gagaaggaaaaagcccAACTGGAAGCTGAAGGCTCTAAGCGTGCTGATCGAAATTCCATGGCTGGTCAAGGTGCAGAACCATCAGGGGAGAAGCTCTTAGAGTGGCCGCAGCTTGAACTGGAGCGGGTCAACAGCTTCTTGACCAGCCGTTTACAGGAGATCAAAAATACCATCAAGGAGTCCATCCGAGCCAGCTTCAGTGTATATGACCTTAATCTGGATGTGAATGACTTTCCTAAAAAGGCAGCCATGCTGGAGCAGAGAGACCTTCTTTCCCGCCTCAATGGCTCATCTGACCTACAAGAGATTGGCTTAGATCTCTCACCTTTGACTTTAGGTTCCTCCCAGAACCACACACTACACTCCCCTAGTGAGCGGGACCTGCCCCAGGATGAGAGAGtgcctctttcctcatctcccacCACTGAGAATGGGCTACTTAAAAGGCTTAGTGCTGTGCCTAACCTCTCCCGTATGATCTGGGTTCAGTCTCCAAAGACTGCTGACTCAGCCCCTGAAGAGCTGAGCCAGAATGTGAAGGATGCAGTCTCCATTAATGGGCCTGAGCTCCCTGAGCCCCCACCTGGTGGAGggggaaggcaaaagaaaaataagaggcaGAACAATCAGGGCAAGAAGAGTGAGACATATGCAGTACCTGGGCATCAGGCCAAGGTGGAGAGCCCCTCCACTAAGGGACAAGCTTCAGGAGCCAGGCAACCAGCCAAGGGCCTGGAGCCCTCAGAAGGGCCTCGTGGGAGCCGATCAGGACAGAACTGGACTTGGAATGCTAAGGTTGAGAAAGGAAACTTGTGGAAAAGCCGAAAGAGTGAAGCCAAGATGGACCGGCCAGAACAGGAATCTGTGCAGCTGCCTGGCCCAGGGCATGGGCCATTTGGGAATCCCTCTGGGCTGGGAGCCTCACCACAGACCAAGGGAAAGCACAGAAAGAACCGGAACAAGATGGAGAAATCTACCACTTCTCTGG ATGATGTGTTCCTGCCCAAGGATGTGGATGGAGTAGAAATGGATGAGACGGACCGGGAGGTGGAATACTTCAAGAG GTTCTGCCTGGATTCTGCAAAGCAGACTCGTCAAAAAGTGGCTGTGAACTGGACCAACTTCACTCTCAAGAAAATCACCTCCAGCGCAGCTCAGTGA